One window of the Caminibacter pacificus genome contains the following:
- a CDS encoding NADH-quinone oxidoreductase subunit B family protein — MSIITRSPFLFRINTGSCNGCDVELATTAMIPRYDVERLGCRYTGSPKHADILLVTGPITARSKPYLIEVLDELPRPFVVVAIGTCPTSCGIFRDSYSIEGPLDKYVEVDVNVPGCPPRPQAIIDGVAKALEIWKRKIRDFK; from the coding sequence ATGAGTATTATTACCAGAAGTCCGTTTTTATTCAGGATAAATACAGGTAGTTGTAATGGATGTGACGTAGAGCTTGCTACTACGGCCATGATACCGAGATACGATGTCGAAAGACTCGGATGCAGATATACGGGGAGTCCTAAACATGCCGACATTTTGCTTGTGACGGGACCGATAACCGCCAGAAGTAAACCTTATTTGATTGAGGTATTGGATGAACTGCCAAGACCGTTTGTTGTCGTTGCTATAGGAACTTGTCCGACAAGTTGCGGTATTTTTAGAGATTCTTATTCTATTGAAGGCCCTCTTGATAAATATGTTGAAGTGGATGTAAACGTTCCGGGGTGTCCTCCAAGACCTCAAGCGATTATCGACGGAGTGGCAAAAGCACTTGAAATTTGGAAAAGAAAAATAAGGGATTTCAAATGA